The stretch of DNA TACAGCAACATAACTCAATTTAAGCACCTGCACATTATGGTGATGCTGGTGAAGTTTTTTttagcttcccctccccaccacaataAGTATAAGAAAATAAGAGTAAATATCCTTGACTCACTTACTGTGGGCACCCCAGAGGAGGCAAGTTTTGCAGAATTTAAATAAGGTGCAAGAGTAGCTTGGGGGACACCAGAGGAAGGGCATGCCACAAATACACAGGAGGTGGCATAAAAAAAGCAACAGAAGAATGGAGGGCAATACAATACTGTATTGTCTATTGGAGGAAAACTACCAAAAGAGccgaaataaaaaaaaaaaaaaaaaagggtcacCGATTGGAGTCTCAGTATACAAAATGCTTCAAAAGCTGGTACCATTCCCATAAGCTTCAAGGAAGTTTAGTTACACTATTTATAAAAGCAATTctagcttgtctacactgctgctcCAATAAGTTCTAAGACTGTTTTAACTTTTTGGTAATTTCTATAGTATAGACAGTCAGATAAGTAGAGAGAGGCAGTTATGTAGGTAGGCAGCGAAGGGGAGGTCAGAAAGTCTAAATTTGATTCAGTGGAGAAGAGTCAGAGATTCAAGGTACAATCAATGGATTATTAAGGTAATTTTAGAAGCTACATTTTGGGTAAACTGAATATGGATTATGTAGATATCAGGAAACCCAAGGAAGAAGTAGCTGCAATGTCCAAGCCAGAAGGTGAGGGAGTGGACAATACTTTTATCTGTTGGGGAACAGAGGAACGATTGGATCATGTGAGTGCTGTAGTTTAGATGAAGTAACAGCAAGAAGTTTTAATACCTCAGATAGGTTAATACATAGACACACATGTATGTATGCGAACACTACGCTTTctaataatttattaaataaatatccTTTGCCAGGGGAGGGGACACCAAAAGATATTTCCAGAGGAAGGGACTGATTTGTGTATAGACTCCTTGGAGGGAAGGAAATGGTAAGACAGGGAGTTAtttggggggaagaagggaaggagaCAAGGAGAGTGCTTAGAGACTGTTTTGGAGTGGAGAAAGCGTGTTGAGGCTGTTTGGGGGTGAAAcactgggtggggaagagagcaCCTAGGATGGGATCAGAGAAACCATGTGCAAAGGTTGGGGGCACTCAGGATTGGATTCAGGGACTGTATGTGGAGGCTGGCGGAAGCACCCCAGGCACAGGCCTGGGATAGCATTTGAGGGCTGTGTGCAGAGGCTGCCAGGAAGGCTGAGGCTAGACAGGGGAACCACTCAAGATGAGATGGGGGGAGGGTGCCCAGACAATGGGACAGGAGGCATGCCAGCACTCAGGATGCaattggggtggggaggccatCTCCAGAGACTGAAGCTGGGAACCAGAAGGCCCACCCATAATTGCAGGTGTGGGCACAGAGGCTGGAGACCACTGGGTGGAGGCCCTGCCGAGacaagaggtggggaggggaggcaaatGCTAGAAGGGCGTGAACCCAAGACAAGAATGAGGGGCCGTGTGCAGAAGCTTGAATGATCGGCACCCAGAACAGGAATCGGGGGACCAGGCATCCAGGACAGCACTAAGGGGTCATCTGCAGAGGATGGCACAGGGGCACAAGACAAGCTGTGTGGAGACTGGGGGGCAGCATGTGTGGAGACTGAGGGGCAGCCCCACCCATCCCAGGGACTGGACTGGAGAGGCCACCTGTAGAGGTTAAGGAtgaatggttagtctctaaggtgccacaagtactccttttctttttgcgaatacagactaacacggctgttactctgaaacctggcaccCAGAGTGACACTGGGGACCATGCGCAGCAGCGAGGATTCTGGAGGCCCCCAGGACTTGATTAGGAGGGTACCCGTGTATGGAGATGGTGGGGGGCACCCATGCCCAGGACGATGGACTCGTGTGGAGAGGCTGGAGAGAGGGGAGCATGCTTGTACCCACAACAGGATTGGGAGGCGGGGGCATGTGCAGAGGTTAGGCAGGGCCAGCAACAGACACGGGTCCCTGTGTGGAGGCTTGACACAGGGGGAACCTCgggggaagctgggagccaggacctgAGGAGAGCCGGGCCCTCGTGTTGGGAGCCTCATGAGAGGTGCCCCTCCCATGTGGGGAGCCGCGGAGGGTCTGAAGTGGCGGACCCCAATATAGGGAGCATCCGAGGGGAGCGGGGAGGCGCCGTGGGGAGAGCCGCGGGCAGAGGAGCTGGGGCGTGACGGGGAGCGGGAGCAGGGACGGGACCGGGCGGGGAGGTTCCAGGAGCGGGGCAGCACGAGGggcggagaggctgagggagccgCGGGCTCGGGGGCCGCTGGGGCTGGTTTGGATTCACTCCCAGCTCGGCGGAGCGAATCGTTCCCCTGCAGGGGCGGTAGGAGGGTTGAGGCAGCCTCCCGTCCCGAGCCGGCGCGGGGCGAGGCggtgcagccagcccagcccagcccggcccggcctAAGCCCCTTTTCCGCTGGCCGAAAGAAGCGGGAAACAACTCCCCGCCCCAGGCTCTCCATTCCGCGTCGGTCCCTCCCGCCTGGCCCACAGAGAGCCCGGCCTACCTTGCTGGCTGTCCCGTTTATAGCGCCTCTGGGCCTGCCACCAACCGCCACTACTCAGCGCGCGCCGCGGCCGCCTGCCCCAACACAGCTccgccgcccctcccccgccagcgCGCGGGTCCTGCCGATTGGCAGTTTTGAATGACGAGGCGACACATCCCAGCATACCCCGCGTGCACATGTGCAACTACAACTCCCAGCGTGCAACGCGCTAACCGGCACGCGTGGCTTCTCTTAGCGAAGACTACATGTCCCAGTGTGCCATGGACCCAGCGTACGCCAAAGGAGCCGGGTCTCTGGCTGGAACCTGGCATGCTGGGACTTGCAGTGTACGCGCCTCGGCCACCTTCTGGTGCAGGCGGAGTTATCGTTTGGCCAAGGGATTCTTTGCCTAGGTGCTTTATGGGACATAAGGAAGGTGGGTTGTGCTGATCTGGCTGGagtggctgctgctctcctctggggggagagaagaagggaGCTGGTGAACAGTAGTGAAAGGTCAAGGACAAGCAGCCAAAGTGGGATCACttgcacggggggaggggggatccccTCGCCCTACAGAGTGTTCTCCTGTGTGGAACTCCATGCACCGGCTTCATCCATGCTCCATTGTTATCAAAGAATCGGTTTCATTCATGCACCCATCCACCCATGGGGAAGACATAGATATAGGGGCGCAGGTAGACTCAGTCTGTCCATACACCAGCTCTCGCTCCTTCTTTGCATCATTTATCCATAAACCAAGTCCACTCATGCACCATTTGTCCATGCATGCATCTTAGCATTAACTCTATGCATGTACTAGCTGTCTCCACGGCCCCCTCCGTCCAAAAGCGCACTTTCTTTTATGGGCCCAATAAGAAATAGAGAGGCATGCTATTAGCGTTCCAGCTTCGATTCTATTTGCTTTTTCTATTTacttgtatatatatatatttaattcgGAGTCTTAGCAAAACCAGTTGCATTAGAACTGGCCTTGCAGGATTCtctgtttttcctcctctttttctcttttctttttaaataagtacctcagctgaaaatgtatcctctcTCTACTGTTACTTAACTCTATAAATCGATATTATTCAACTCTTTAAAGCTTTGTGGGACACACTTTGTATGATATTCGCTCCTCTAAAGGGAATAGTATTTATTCCACTTGTACTCTTCATGCCTCTGTGATGTAGCTGCGGCATTCCCCTTGCAGTTTTGAGCGATTTCGTTTTTCGCCCACTCTCTTTAATTCTTGAACATCAAAAGCTCTTCCTGGTTTATTTGCATAATCTTACATCGCATTGGGTTTTATTAATGAGAAATGCAAAGGACAATTAGACTCTAAGAAAAGTCAAATTTGTTTTAATTGGAAATTAATTCTAAACGCCTGCTCCCAAAAGTAAGATAGGCAGTTATATAAAATactgcaaatgaactgaagcttaCGCACTGATTTATTGTATCTTAATACTACCCACAGAGAATCAAAAAGTTTCACGATtgacagggtggggggagagactcTGATTGTAAAGGTTCCTTCAGTCCAATCTGGAATTAGTACTGGCTGCCTTCCGGATCATCCCTAGGAGTAAGCTTCTGCCTTTACCAATGTAAAGAGAGTGGAAAGCAGCCAATTCCACACCGATATAGTCTTGCTGTTGCAAACATGCTGTATATATGACTCAAGATGTCTGCTTCTCACCAAGCTAACAAGGGTAATTACTAATGGACAATAGAAAAGGCGTCCTTTCATTTCTCTAGCTTGGAGGAGTATGTCaaaggattattttaaaatgtaggggGCTACAAAggaatctgaaatatttttattaacaatGAACCTCGAGTGAgatatttgaatttattttttattttccttaataTAATGCAATAAATAAGActatttttgtatgtgtgtatgtacagaGAAGAGCATGGTGTGATTGTGATCATAAAAAGCTTTTGAAATGCAATAACAGTGTAGTGAAACTTCACATTAATCTCAGCCTCTTATTTCTGGTGTATTTTAGAAAGAGATGATAATTTAGCTGTTAATAATATTAATTATGGAAGAATCGAGAgtgaaaatgcaaaatgtttcagtgaatTCTAATTTGTTTAAATGCCAgctctgggcaaaaattaaagaTGATAATGTGATTAAATGATCCTGAATCATAGCAAACCATGAGTTtgattttcatctgaaaaatattCACCCGAAGCCCTTCACTATAGTTTATTGAATTTGATACTCCAAAATACTTTAAACgtctttttcaaatgtttggttTTACATGAAGGGAAACACGGAGAGAGTTTTCATTTCATTACATTTATAAGGATGATGCCGTTATAATCCTCAGGCTCCATTTTTTTGGTGGTAAATGCAATGTCCGTTGAAAGTTATTGCTTCTTAAAATATCTTCCTGTATTCAAAACCTTAACCAAGGAACAGGTGGCTCTGATAAAAATGCAACAGTACCTGCAATTTAAATAACACTTGATGAAGTATTTACTTTTTGTTTAAACGATTCACTTCATCCTCTGTACAGAGGAGGCTGCAGGTGTTTTTAGCACTTGCAAGAGAAGCGGCTGAGCGCTAAAATCAATCATGGCTCCGAATGTCCCATTTCTATTAAAAGGAGCTGGCAAGCACTTTACATGTGATCGTGGCATTTAGCAGAATACACTGCAAACTATAAAAAAACACCCCTCATTTCCGGAAACACTTCTCTGCTCTGATCACTTAATAAAGAAGGTTCATCTTATTTCCAGATAAAGACAgcagggctgctgtgatccaaacgTATTTGACATTTGCAAGGTTTGGGGACTACAGTCTGTAGTCTACGTTTCCCATTCACGATACTTATAATGGAGGAGGtgaggaagaaaaatatttcttcacatgCATAGCCTCAGTATGGTTTTCTGGCGAGAAGAGGGGTGTAAATATGAAGTAGAAAAATATAAGACAACAGCGTGCACCTATATAGACAATGCTGATTAGGGGGTACATAGTGGTGGGTGTAACTACATTTAGATattctatttaaaaatgaatgattaGTTGCAGCATTTTCAATATTTTAGAGTCTTTATACAAACTAAAAGTCACTGGTGTTGATAACTTCTGATGCATTTCGCTTGGCAGAGCCTAAATAGAATGGAAAAGGCTAACAtattattacaggtttcagagtaacagccgtgttagtctgtattcgcaaaaagaaaaggagtacttgtggcaccttagagactatccacggtatgcatccgatgaagtgagctgtagctcacgaaagctcatgctcaaataaattggttagtctctaaggtgccacaagtcctccttttctttttgcatattattACAGTTATTGAAGGTCTCACAGTGACTTGCCTAAGCTAAGATTTTATTTTCCcactagcctttttttttttttttttttttttactcttcctACAGCGCAGCTGCCAGTTTACTTCACTTTGAGTAACTCAATATTTCCAGCCCTGTTTTGATCAGTGCACAGTTCATGTTCGGTTGACTTTGCTGCAAGGGCCTCCAGAAGTAGGCGGAATCCCGCTGGTGGACGTCAGGGGCTCTTGTAACTCAAAagaaagaattataacatttccTGAATTCAGTCGGAAACAGCTGTTGAAAGTTTCTCGTGAACTgagaggcggcacaactcaagaGGCGTCTGTCCCTCTCCCTGCTAGTTGTAACCTCCTTCACGGCTAACACCACACATGCAGTTCAACAAGAGTGCGCTTTGCGTTTTGAACTGAAATATGCAATCAACTTGGCAAAAGTTACAAACgatgtttaaaatgttttattttctttaaaaatatttacagatctgaaatatgtttttttttattttattttcaagtgaTAGAATAATATTCAGGAAAAGGCGGGGTGTTGAAATTGGCCTATACAATTGCAGAGACAAATAACCAAGTGCCCTGGGCCTTTTCCTACCTGCACATGTAGATAGAGAGACGACTgcactttgtttttaaagtcccGTGAAGCTCAGAAAGTCAGCTATGTCTGGTGGGATAATGCATGGCGATTGTACATAAAAACACTATGCCAGCCTAGAACATAAACAAACAAATCGAGAAGATccgataaataaaaataatgaatacaCATGGTGTATTTCTTAACATTGCAAGAAGCACATTTGGTTTCCAGTGGATACAGACGGGTGAAATCTATGGAAGGTCATGGCGGCTATCGGAGAGCTATACAGAGAAGGAGACAGTGCCGTCGGCTTTCAGAGTCAGTAGTCGATCTTGTTGTAGAGATTATAGAGAGGTAAGGCTGACAAGTTGCTGCCTGGGTAGTATAAAGGGGCTGGGAAGGCGATCGACCTGGGCACTGGCACTCTCAGAAGGGAATTGTCTCTGAAAACCAGGGGCATCCCCACTAATGTCTGAGCTGAGGCATGAGCCATATTGGCCGCCTCCAGTTCTGCCGAGAGTTGCCTTTTCCATTTGTTCCTGCGGTTCTGGAACCAGGTTTTCACCTGGGTCTCCGTCAGCTGCAAACTGGAGGCCAAGCAGGCCCTCTCCGAGCTGCTCAGGTATCGCTTCATGTCAAAGGTAGATTCCAACTGGTACACTTGGCTCCGGGAGAAAACAGTGCGGGTCTTCTTTTTGGCTGAATTAGCCTGCCTGTCCCCTCCGTCCCTTTGTCTCTCCCCAGAAGACGGGGAGTTTGGAGGGAAgtgtttctctttttcctccttcaAGTCCTGTTGGGATTGGGAGAGGAATTGCGTCCTGTCTGTATTCACCGTCATTGCTCCTCCATTCCCCTTTGGATTGCCTTGAAGAAAAcgaacaaacaagcaaacaaacagagATATTCCGCATCAGACACTCTACAGcgtatccaaaaaaaaaaaaaatagcaaacgCTCATTTTTACTAGCTCCCCAGTGCAGAGACACTAGCTAAAGAAAGTCAAGTCAATTTCACAGCCGCAATGTGCAGCTCCAAAGTTCCAGTTCATTCTGTTTCCAAGCTCAAGTGTTGAGGAAAGCCAGCTTCCAGAATGAAGAGGttctttacttttaaaatacatcCCTTCTATCCTCAGTGAAAATACGTGAATAacaaggagttgggggggagagggggaatggttggttggttgttgttTAAAGGTGTTTCTTTCCTACAGCAGAAGAGCTGGTAGATCTTACTTTATAGCATAACATTCCACAGCCCGTTTATTCCCAAATAATGCTAAGAACTAACAGCTTTCTTCCCCTTACGCGGGAGCTGTAAAGAAGAACAATCTAAGAAAAGCACAGTTATCAATCATGTCAAATGGATAATCGTTCACAAGGGAAGGAGGAAAATATGCAGGGAAAGGACCAAAATCTAAGGTATCTCTAAACCTTTTGTACCAAATCCGGTAAGGATCCGACACGAACTCAGTTTGGCCAGAAATCAGCCCGAATGTTCCGTGAAACACCACCACGAACAAAAACGAAATAAAAGAACACGCTATGTACATGTTACCGTTTGACAATAGATGTTTTCAAAGGGCTTGTACACCCAAACGCCCGagacactgatttcccctgcgtTTAGACAGACCCCTATAAACTGGTCACAACATACTGTATATTCCACGCTAAGATGTAAATGAAAAGGTTTCACCAGCTAAAAACCCGAGCGAGAAGAGCGAATGCACGGTGGAGAGCTGTCATTCTAGATATTAACATCTAGCGAGGTGGAGATCTACATACTTCCTAAGGAGGCAAATTTGTCCAGTACTTACTGAGACACGTGAAACTGATGGGCTGGTGTTTGTGGCAAGTTTCTTTGGGGCCCTGCGTCTCAGGACAGAAGCAGCCGTGATGTTTCCAGCTCTCCTCCGGCTCCTCTTCCTCTGAGGACACGGACAGACTTAGCTTCCTGCCCGGCCAGGCGCCCGCTGCCTTGGaactgggctccctgcccccttccgaGGTACCGCTGCCCAGGATGGACTGGATGGTAAAACTGGAGATCGGAGCGGCTGCGGGGCAACACTTGCTCGGGTCTTCTTTGTTGCTCATCCTGGGTTCATAAGAAATAAGAGGAAGAAAGCTCTCCCTTTAGAGCCACTCTCGGGGAAGGTGTGTGTGAGTGCGTGTGCCTGAGGGTCTGGGGCGGCTGGGGGGGGCTTGGGTTTCTTGTCTGGGCTTGTTTTGGTTGTGTTTTGGGGTGTGTTTTTGGCGTGTCTTTGCAGGTTTTCCCTGAGCTTGCCCAGCCGGAATGCATGCTCCTTTCTCTCTCAGATCTCTACTGATCTCCAGGCGGCGGGGTGGCGTGGCTTCATTTGCATGGAGGTTACATCTGCCAGGGCCAATCACAGACTGCTGGCAGCCCCGGAAAGTTTCAAAATTCTAGCCCCCCGCAAGCCCGCTGGTTTTCGGGGGGCTGCTGGCTGAAGTCAGCAGAACTGGATCGCAGCCGCTCATTAAGCTTACAAGTGAAGGGCTCAGTTTAAAGCCGGCCGCTAATAGGGAGAAAATAGATGGCAAACAAGCATCTGTCTACGTGTCTGCTCCTTCTCCATCACCTCGTTTGTAACGTTTTGGGTGGAAACTGCGGGTGAACTGATGTGGTCTGAATCGCTTATTTAAAACAGGGGGTTGTTGTTTAAATAAACACCTTGTGCATGTCCGTGGGTTTTTTACCCTTTTGCTCGTGAAATTGATTTGCTAGTCTGCTGCCTAACAAGCAACATTTGAGCATACAGATTTAAAGACAGGAGTTTTGATGCTGCACATAAAATGATATAGGACGTCGAGTAAATGACTCCCTTTTCATTTTGTCCTTCCCAGTGTAAGGGGAAATGCTTTTGTATATTTCCAAATGAACTTTTCAGGAGCCGGGGAGCATTCCTACACCAGACAGAACACAGCCCCAGCAAAAACAGGCAAACCTGGGAGCAGAAAAAAAGCCTCgaatttattatcattatttaaaataaaaacgcAAGCAAATTAGATTTAGAAAATTCTAGATGCTAGAGGAGAATTTGGTTTGATTAAGGCACCGGCTTCCATTTTGTAACTAATATCCTCTCTCCGACCTAAAGAAGGGGTAATTTAAACAAGAAGCGTCTGCTGAGTAACTCCCCAACAACGTCCTAATTAATTATTGGCTGTTTTCAGTGGGCCCCTGAATATTATCTAACAACATCCACCGAAAGATCGAAATGGCCCCCGTGCAGGACTGAATGAATCTCCATCCCAAGTTTAACTGCTTGTCTTTAAGACATTGAGCCAGCCAAACGGCTCACGAGTTATATCAGGCACAGAAAGATCTGACTCCTTTCCGGGTGAGCCAGATTTGCCGCTTGTACACTGCTGGGAGATTGCGGGAGAGATGAAAAGACTAAATGGATTTGAGTTGCCTGGCGCCAAGAAGCCTAGGCAAGGGACATTTAGTAAAGGTATCAATGGTAGGATGCAATCCAACCTAGGAAACGCATTTCGTATCCCAAAACGATGCAGGTACATCCCTAACCTCCCCCGGGGGATGTAATAAGTCTTTGTGGTGCAGCCAGATATCTATATCCATATTAAAATCCTGTTCAGGTGGCATTTCTATTGGGATTTACAAAATTAATTGCGATCGTTGTAACTACACTGGCACTCGCTTCACTTCCTCTGGGGTTGTACATCCTTCATCCAAGACATGAAATTGGAAAGGAAAACTCTCTCTTTCAAAGTCTTAAAACCACTTCCTCTAGAGGAGTTCAATGATAACACGATCATTAAGGGTTGCAACCATCCTGCTCCTTAATCCCGTTACAATTTCATTAGGATAGGAGGTTTCTTATTTTACAACAGTACGTAAGGTGTATTCTAGTTGGCAGAGATGAAGAAGGATGTAACCTGTACTAGTGGCAAAT from Eretmochelys imbricata isolate rEreImb1 chromosome 7, rEreImb1.hap1, whole genome shotgun sequence encodes:
- the HMX2 gene encoding homeobox protein HMX2, which translates into the protein MSNKEDPSKCCPAAAPISSFTIQSILGSGTSEGGREPSSKAAGAWPGRKLSLSVSSEEEEPEESWKHHGCFCPETQGPKETCHKHQPISFTCLSNPKGNGGAMTVNTDRTQFLSQSQQDLKEEKEKHFPPNSPSSGERQRDGGDRQANSAKKKTRTVFSRSQVYQLESTFDMKRYLSSSERACLASSLQLTETQVKTWFQNRRNKWKRQLSAELEAANMAHASAQTLVGMPLVFRDNSLLRVPVPRSIAFPAPLYYPGSNLSALPLYNLYNKIDY